One Salminus brasiliensis chromosome 5, fSalBra1.hap2, whole genome shotgun sequence DNA segment encodes these proteins:
- the emg1 gene encoding ribosomal RNA small subunit methyltransferase NEP1, with translation MAAHAGDKRGLEHLDEYEPKPAKQQRNIHEKMAQKRLVVVLEGATLETVKVGKTFELLNCDQHKSMIIKSGRDPGHVRPDITHQCLLMLLDSPLNRAGLLQVYIHTEKNALIEINPQTRIPRTFPRFCGLMVQLLHKLSVRAADGPQRLLRLIKNPVSDHLPPGCPRFATSFKAGDAVCPRTIVPKDGPAAVVIGAFAHGAVNVDYTEKTVSISNYPLSAALTCAKMCSAFEEVWGVL, from the exons ATGGCAGCACACGCAGGAGACAAGCGTGGTCTGGAGCATTTAGACGAATATGAACCGAAACCAGCGAAACAGCAGCGAAACATCCATGAGAAAATGGCACAGAAGCGACTGGTTGTTGTTTTGGAAGGAGCTACTCTGGAAACCGTAAAG GTTGGTAAAACATTTGAGCTGCTGAACTGCGACCAACATAAAAGTATGATCATAAAGAGTGGACGGGACCCCGGTCATGTTCGTCCAGATATCACACATCAG TGCCTACTTATGTTGCTGGACAGTCCATTAAACAGAGCAGGACTGCTGCAAGTATACATTCACACAGAGAAGAACGCTCTGATCGAGATCAATCCCCAGACACGGATTCCCCGTACCTTCCCTCGTTTTTGTGGACTTATGG TACAGCTCCTGCATAAGCTGAGCGTTCGAGCGGCTGACGGACCCCAGCGCTTGCTGAGGTTGATTAAAAACCCTGTTTCAGACCACCTGCCTCCAGGCTGCCCACGTTTTGCCACATCTTTCAAAGCAGGAGATGCAGTCTGTCCAAGAACCATCGTCCCTAAAGATGgtcctgctgctgttgttatAGGGGCCTTTGCACACGGAGCA GTGAATGTGGATTACACAGAGAAGACTGTGTCCATCAGCAACTACCCTTTATCTGCTGCCCTGACATGTGCCAAAATGTGCTCTGCCTTTGAGGAGGTCTGGGGAGTGTTGTGA
- the gtf3c6 gene encoding general transcription factor 3C polypeptide 6, whose translation MEDQWEEDEQLVVAELSGVIDSDALRKCEGWCKVVGLDTEQPMLQLGRYVFAGEYEDAVGTCVLFQEDSENPEDPTSIPALRYKCHTTKKLMLQRTFLSERKEGEAGPHGIEVLSLNEGDMCGRASMVCHYTLDHKELEKVKAEAQDQGPGVSDESDAETAATEQRSAKDDSMLDVTESAENAGHSAEPTHAEAVQEHH comes from the exons ATGGAGGACCAATGGGAAGAGGATGAGCAGCTGGTGGTGGCCGAGCTGTCGGGGGTGATCGACTCGGACGCGCTGAGGAAGTGTGAGGGCTGGTGTAAGGTGGTCGGGCTGGACACTGAGCAGCCTATGCTACAGCTCGGCCGCTACGTTTTCGCAGGAGAGTACGAGGATGCTGTGGGGACATGCGTGTTATTCCAGGAGGACTCGGAGAACCCTGAGGATCCCACCTCCATCCCTGCACTCAG GTACAAGTGCCACACCACAAAGAAGCTCATGCTCCAGAGAACATTTCTCTCAGAGAGGAAAGAAGGGGAGGCCGGCCCCCATGGCATTGAGGTGCTGTCTCTAAATGAAGGGGATATGTGCGGGAGAGCCAGCATGGTATGTCACTACACACTTGACCACAAGGAACTGGAGAAGGTGAAAGCTGAGGCACAGGATCAAGGCCCCGGAGTCAGTGACGAATCAGACGCTGAAACGGCAGCGACAGAGCAAAGATCTGCAAAAGATGACAGTATGCTGGACGTGACTGAATCAGCAGAGAACGCTGGCCACAGTGCCGAACCGACCCATGCAGAGGCTGTGCAGGAACACCACTGA